The genome window cctcggtagtagcTGATGCCGTGGGAGGTGTTCCTCAGGTGGTGGCACTTGTCATCGATGCGGTGGGccgcctgcttgttggccaggtctctctccagctcGTGCTGGGCCACCctgttggaccttcaacatgcaaacaacagCCATCGGTGGGGATGTACGGGTGGAAcggcttcctccccgttccacttCCCCGCGGCTCCCGCccgggcagctctgtcctcccatgaGCATCACCGCCCGCTTCCCATGGAGCCTGCGTGGGTTTTACAGCTGCGGGGTGTGGGTAGAGGTCGGGGTCTGCGGGGCGTTCACATCCCAACTGCAAAGGCCCATCGGCCCTACGGCATGAGATAAGGAGCTTCTCCTTACAcgagctgggcttttgccttatcCAGGTACTGCTGCATCCTCTCCTGGCATGATCTGATGACATccacttcctgggcaaaggcaaaacatgtaatgatgtcatctcttttattagaccaattaATAGAGCTGCTGCGTGGGGGAACACCGTCCCCTGgcccagcaggttttgggggttggaagggTTGAGCACCTCGCCAGCAGTAAGGAGCCAGGTAGGGAACAAGGCTGCAAAGCCTCCTCGGGGCAGTTTAggtaaaaatagctttcacacaTGATGTGAGTTGCCAAGCTTACTgtgaagagctgtttctccacGTCATCATGGACGAGGTcaatgcccatcctcttctcccgctgaagcaagcactcctgagcgacctgttggggacatgccatgactgttggctgcaggggcagggttcTCTAGAGGGACGGTCCCCATCtcaagatgggaagaaaagggaagaaaaaagtgccccgggcagctggtttagctgacaatgagcagccgagctgcaacatcagcgtTAAAGCAACATGAGGGAGcacacgtgtccctggtgcaACTGCAACTGAATGCAGGGCCCTGTGTCAGCCTTGATGCTGACCTTGCCAGAGCCTTGTAGCAAGACGTGGGCTTGTGTCTCCCCAACCAGGATTTTGGATGTGccgcttataaaaatatttggttctgGTGGGCTCAGAATGTGCTGATAGGAGATGCAGCAGATGGTAAGGGATTTGTTGATCACTAACTAATGGTctcttcctaaaagctttctagatgttacggagctgcagtgaaacttaactggacgtctgagtggctgcagatgtttcagcagtgggctacagcttgcaggccactgcacagggtgcttacctggagaggggcctccgtctcggccaaggctctctccagccttttcttcatGTCCGTGAGggcgttggtctccccgatcatctcacccagctcacggcagagctccgatttccaaaatcCAATATCATTGGCACgaactcccaggtttttggtgctttctccttgtgttttctctgtctgctgatATTTATCCTGAATCATGCGGGAGGTATCAACTCTCAGACGCTCCGCGTTGTGCTGGCAAGTTTCTGACTCTGTGTAGTTGGTCAGGTTGGACCTGTGCCAGTCCTCAGGGGTGTACCGGGTGATGAAGGTTGTTCTGTTGGCAATGACAGGAAGCTTCTTGCTGGCGGTCATCCCCTGGGAACTTTTGGAAAAGGGAGCCAAAGTTGGGTTGATGGCAGCTggtttgtagtaggtgctgggcatccaggggaggccgGAGCTCTGAGGCAGTGGGTAGTAAGGAAAACGGGCCTTATAGCTTGAAGCCATGGCACTGATGGCAGGCAGAAACTTGCTAGGTGTTGATCGTGGATGGGCGTACGTTGCCGTTAAGGGAGATCGACCAGGCTGCATTCTTGAACACTGCTCTTCAGGtacgtgtcctgcacagaggagcagagagaagacaaccGCACTCAGTaagctcctgcacttgccttccttcttacagcaacacgtgCAACTTGGAACACAAACAGCGATGCACACAGCACCTACACATTGTCTGCACAGGCCTAAAACTCTTGAaagcaaatcccttctgacagcgTCCCAAGCATTTGTATCTAGAGAAAGATCTGACTTTGTTGCTCATATCTCGCACCAGgtcttgaaatggggaaaaaaccaaatcatGGCTGCTCAAGAGAGTGACAGATATtgtgccctcattttccttcagtctgtcagtcccgtgaaactgtagctgctgattctctgctgttcatctgcttcttttggctgggtttggtatctgctgatcttctagTACTCCacgtgtcattttctctttcaaagtgccattaccagccccgagagctgcgcccctttggacacacagctgctaccagcccagcgcgatttgtgggtgagggactccatcctcatccctccatattcacttgcattaaatgctcaagtgagcagtctgcaggtgagcagggctttgcaggactatatccaaatttgaacacacacacacacccacacacacacagacacaccccGTCACCTCCCCCGCAgcctatttcagcctcaaaagaacagccatctctgtcttgcaaaagaagaaaaatgtccatggCTCACCTGATGTAAAATCACTGCGCTTGGAAAGGAGATATCCCACCAAGTCCTTTCAGAGGGCTTtgtaaacaccagccttgcagtagccctaggaggaatggccacacgtGAAGATTTTGATACCAAGAACTGTGGGTGCTATTGCTCTTTTCAGATTGAGGTTATCAGTCAGTTGTTATCAGAAACATGATGCAGAGGGCCACCAACTGCACCTAACACACCGAATGTGAAGACAAACACTCAGGAGGGTTAAATTATGCTCGGTGGGAAGCTCTTGTAAGGTTGCAAGTGTCACCCACaggcaggaataagtccctgtgGCTGCCGTAGCCAGCTGGACGTGCCCTTCCCCTaacaccatcccatccccactgctcccagcctggctcagagccCCAGTGAAAGATTAGGACATAAGATCCCTGGATGGGAGTGGGGTAGGACATAAAACTTGCGCTCAATCCTATTCGTAACAGCACGAAAGCCactccattcctttaaaaatggcatGTTTGCAGGGAATAAACCTGCCCATAACGGTTTGATGCATTCAGAAGAACACTGTCTCCAAATGCAGCtactaaataaatgaacagcGAATGCAGGAGAATAACGGGTCCTTTAGTTAGGGCAAATCCCAGGAAAATCAGGATGAGTCAGAGGGCACAagtgcacagcctgcagctgggaaatcacGGAACTTTGAGGACTCCAGTTACAAGCCTTGCCCAGTTTTGGCCAtgctggcatgggctgccccggggcctgacttgagagcagcagcagagccgcggGCACCGAGTCTCGCCCCAGGATCCAGCCTGGCCGaagaggctgtgggacaggcagcgggaaactctCACCCTCCaaagaaagctaaaaagcttTCACAATCACGACCCTGCGAGCCAGTTTGGCAGAACTGAGggagaaatgtctgtgctcaggtccaacaaagaccactgtgagtgccagttcccttttgtttaggaaagagaggaaaaccccttgggaatggaccacagtcacctttccctgcatttccagctgaagtaaaagcccctgcatccccctggggataagccatcccagggtgacactttctgccacccctgaacacagaCACACGATGGGAGCCCCGACCACCTACTTTGGGTACGTCTGGGCAACAGAAGAGGTACTGGGGAGCATTAGGAGAAATGCTTGGTTTTTcagtcctcccctcccagccaaagtACATACTCACCCTGAGCCTCCAGAGGCTTGCGGGGGCCAAGGGGGGCTGCTACTCACTGTGGTGCTCTCGGGttcggtggcagcactgccagacgcggcagcatccccagtgccgtcCGTGACACAGAACCAGGCCAGCGTTGCCAGGGGCACAAGGTGCTCAGTGACCGGGTTCTGTCTGGGCAACTCCCTGCAGCCGCTATGGCAACCGGATGCAGCCACTGGGCAAGCCGGTGCTCTGGATGGGCAAGCCGGGGCCTCACCTGGGCCAGAAAATAACCTCACATGGCATCTTAGttcctgccctggacaacctattGGCCCTCGCTGGGCAACCTGGTGCAGTCCCTGGGCAGCCAGGTGCAGCTGTTGGGCAACTGTCGAGCGGATGGACAACCTTCTTAGTCATATGATTCacttttaggtagtcctgcaaggagcagggatgtGGATGCGATGATCCTTATGGTTCTCCTTCTCCTTGAGATGTTCTGTGATCCTATGAACTCAATGCCCTCAGTGGGCAACCTAGTGCCACCTGTGGGCAACTCAGTGcacactctgggcaacctagtgCCCTTCCTGGGCAACTTGATCCCACCCTGGACAACCCCCGGTGCCATCAGTGGGCAACCCAGTACAGCCCTCGGGCATCCGCTCTGGCTAGCCTAAGGGGGTTTCTCTCCAATTTGGGaaaacacccaccaggtctgctgTGAGCACCTCTGTGGCCCACCGTATCcagaggaaatgtttgcatttgcttcaccTTACCGCGTTAGATTAACTGTGAGCCCTGTGGATGGCTCATCAAATACTCAGCGCATACATCTGTCTTCTCActgcctttctcagcttcctctccttttcccagctcctgcgctctgtgcacacgctcacatggagctggcctccatgagaaagccatgcctctgctgccaaacatctgcctttAAAGGGAACTCCAACTCTTTCGTGTAGACACACGattgatttcactttaaaagacatgTCTTCCTTTAGCCAGGTGAAGAATCAACTTCTTCAAACCGAAACGAAAAGTTCAGCACACACATTGCTTTTCTACagctaaaccagagaaaataattgcaattaaagcaagccgacctctgcccctccgcaggacacgcacaccccctcggaccagccctgctctctgctccttgcaCGCTCCCAGCTCCATCTACGCCCGCTCTCGCTCCCTGCCTGGAGCCAACTGTGTTGAGGTGAATCACTGCATGACCAGGGACACCACTAATTGTTGCAGCGACCACACCCTTTTTGAAGTAGTTGCTAAATCCAGCAATAATCGTTAGATAATATTGTAAATGGCCCAcgggtgctctgcagagcacacagagcaggacttccagggcaagcacccatgagcaccctgatgcagagagacagcaggggacaCCAAAATGGATGAAGCTTTGGTCCCACCAGAGCATCCGGAGCAGCTTTTCAGGTGAAGGGCTCGTGACGTACCTAAAAGCTACAAAGTCGAGGAGAACTGGCCTGGGTAAAACAGGCAAATTCACACGCTCAGTGACCCTCAAGCAAGAAGTTATCAACTGCACACAGTAGTAAGTGGTCCCCAAACCCCTCGTGCTCTGGGTACCACACCAAAGTAAGTAGGCTATTTCCATCATCTCCACTTCTTCAAGTAATTAAACTGGGTTCCCTAATTGTGACTACAACTCCAAGCACCGCAAATTTACTAAAACTACAAAACTGCCATTCCTGGTTGTGCTGGGGCATATCCAGTTCTGACGGACACCTGAGAACACAGTTTATCCCAAAGCCTCCAGAATTTTAGCTCAGAATccgaaaaggaaaaccagggtgAAACCGTGAGGCTGATGTTAAGCAGGGGGGCCGATTTCCCACACGTCACCCAGGTTTGCCTCGTTGACTAAACTGCAATTTCAGGAGATACATTCAGATACCCGAGTACAAAAATATCCTGCCAAAAGCTGTCCATCTTTCTGTCGCAGCTCTACATTCTGGCTGGCTGTTAATCCAGCATTCCTCTGGATCATAAGCTGCCCGTCTGAAAATACCCAGATCCAGGTCTTTTACAGCAGCCGTCATGAGTCTACACGGACCCACAACATTGCCCAGTCGCAGCAGTTTTACGCCGCTTTTGaatattcctctctctcctgtcaacACCGTACCTGCCTGAAAGGGATCCAGTGTCTAGTCAATAGCGGAATCATTTCCAGaagtcacaggaattgatggaggattaaaagaaaattaagctgtgtGTGGTGCATCCCGTGCTGTCACGCCGAAGGACAAGGATGCTCACAGGCAGCGCAGGCTCCCGTCTGGTCCAGGGCTACTTGAGGGCTTCAAAGAGGCTACAAGACCTGATCTACAGCAGGCTCCATCTggccaggaaacacaggagaCTTTCCCGGGTTTTCCTGGGCTTCCTGCATTCTGGTGAAAATGATGAGTTGTCCATAAAGCACAGAGGGCCAAGGAGTCTGGAggtgaggcctgggctgctttgagCTCTGCACATGGCCAGTGGAAAAAGATGGTTATGGCCATGACTGAGCCcccggctgccagagcagaggctgggactggctggaggagggcgggggggttgggcaccaaaattggaggagagggagagggagaggaggctgagcagactgtcaaggagaaagagccagctttggagatgggcagccacgggagatcatctggggctctcccttcctctgccaagagcctcccaaagagcttgtgtccttttcccaagcttggagaagctccagtgtttgtgccggctcctccacagccccgtgCAGCACCTGGAAGCACCACCATCCCACTGGTTGGACTTCTAGAACACCAAGTCTGCTGGCAGGCACCTCTCTCTCATGTTCCATCTGATTTTTATCCTTGGAATACTGTGGTCCACTTAGACCACTCCAGATGGAGTCCGCGGTGcctgctaatgaaaatgaaaaagcgggGTAGAAGAGGAGGGTTTCTTCGCCTGCAAGTGGCAAATATGTCCAGGCTGTTACAGCAAAAGGCCTTTTCTGACTGTATCCTGagcagccttcagaaaaaggttaattctggcatgttttggggagaggaatggtgctcagactaacaggcaagaggaggaaagccGCTGGGGTCTCTGCACGCTGAACCCTCCCCAAGGTGTGCTCCAAAAGGCACCGACGGgccattttggtttggggtttgagcCAGCGACAGCTGGGATTGTCACCTGCGTCCCCAACAGTGATGTGCCAGCCTCTCACTTTTCCCCGAAACCCCACGGCTTCTCCCTGACCTTTGCCTCACGCAACTACAGCCCAAGGCACAATGGCTTTGCATCAGtcctgggagatggaggggggtgaAGCGCAGTCAGGgaattgttacctgaaataaaagctctcgaaaccaaaagtagtttagagaggagatagtgctttattcgacgtcgggtgccagagggaaaacccacaaatctagcacaccttaccggggatatgcacccattatttatacacaaaatagtctcagaattccgcctgcctaatacataagccacctaggcttacatagcCATCTTTTTCCACATGTGTGTTAAACTGTGCTGCTTCAGctaaacacttctgcgcaagcgtgagcttctcggtggtcgtttgggtaaggagacccttcctcacattatccttttgaggtattgagtcgtctcaggacagtaaacgtctactgtaagtttgccaacttcttgaggatgctaaggatgttccttgaagtagccacggCTCTGTCCTAACGGGTACAGGAGTACATACGTGATGCATAAAAgagccttgaagtgattaacgacttcttgttatcccatcctggGTGACGAGCTACTTCtgtttgtctcctcattatcactgtctgtaacatcagctcagcgagcaactgttttctcacacagtcagaaggtcaggaatgagctattttctcacacagtcagaaggtgggtaagaaacaagcaacattttagtgagcatactgttctgaacaaagcagaggcctgtctgcgGCCACAGGCGGAGGCccgggaggggcggcgcggcctgtgcagcccccgcccgggcagcaccttccccgccCGAAGGCTTGTGAGGGCGGCGGCCCCcgtgtaataagtaactaaaggtgatttgctgatcgaacaagttaagcaagaggaacgaacccattgtggcagtcttgagaactccctgttttaccagaagagacatgcccacaatgttatcttgctacaccaacatgggaactcctgtttgacaaaaagcttaaccacaatgttatcagaatgtattgttttgagctgattctgtgaccaacattttatctaaactacctcaagcaagaagctacagaggggcgtaccgaagatgtcgaaacctgacctccgtgaagataaaaagagctgctcagcttgcttgaatttgcgagcctttggtggagctgcgactccccggccgcccagcgctgcttttgctttcctacctcaataaatatttattgaatctatttcggacttgatttattttaaattcaactataacaaatttggtgccgtgactcggatccagacagccgactcggaattcaactctgggagggcgccccatcttcggatggtcccggaggagattccgacttagctcacctggattttccgaactgagataggaaagcaaaaagaaaagagaaaggagatactgcagttccccgtaatttttgtgcacgaagagccggacgaagactcgggagtgagtaagtatattgcggttccgttcggtcggggattgggtacccgggtgcgagtgactgagacgtccactgggcttagtagcccaccggacgaagtgagtgtggacctcctaatagtgcggttcccattgtccgcgagggcgtgggccacgaacggagggaagtgagtgaattttgagtgaaagaaggcactttcggaagacgggacagaagaaaagtaggacttctggttccatgcaggagatacggggtgggggtgggctccccgatataccccaagatagcccgttaggcctaatgattagatattagggtagttccccttctcgaaaagggaagtccaaggagaaattggtctattattgtatggaggtatggggaagaaaacagataagaaaagatttatattggccaattcatggatccttagaggactggatatgccaacaattaaacatatatgttaacaacaaatgaccatttaataaggaggagagtgaatacgcctttttatggatcctgggcacggctcaggccgctaatttgtttccattaaaagaaaagaaaaatgataaaaagaaaaggtgggatgtagacgaacctccagcgtctcccccaccctatgtcccccctccgcaaggtcctgagcaagatctccctccaacagcccccacagaacctggggaagaggctcctccttctaatcaaagaataactagaagtcaaactagagaaaggagggaggaaaacttgttgtatcccttaagggaggctgctatggggggaccacaacccggagttggatttgtatctgtacccctcagctccggggatgtgagggaacttaagaaagaaatgggacacttgttagaggacccattaggggtagcagaacgttttgatcaattcctcgggcctaatatttatacttgggacgagatggaatctattttaaagatcttgttcacaaacgaagaacgaggaatgatcagaacggcaggcatgaggcattgggaccagaggcatcagcatggtcccgccggagatgtaaaatggcccttacagcggcccaattgggacaatcaagaccccgcacatagaaataacatgattgatctccgggatatgataattcaggggattagagattctgtacccagagggcaaaatattaataaggcctttaatgaacaacaaaagaaagatgaaacccccactgaatggctggaaagattgagaaaaagtttacagctatattccgggttagaccccgatagccaagtgggtcaagccctgctgaaaactcaatttgtagctaaatcttggacagatataaggagaaagttagagaaagtagaagactggcagggaagggggttagatgaattattacgagaagctcagaaggtgtatgtgagaagggaggaagaaaatcagaagaaacaagccagaatcctgatggcagctgtaagggaaggacaaaatcagggcaggagaggagaaagtccccagaagggcccagtagaaccgagaagaagaagatttagttcgcaggacatagaatgtttttattgtcgcaagaagggacatctacagagaaattgtcggaaaagaagacaggatgaggagatttttaaggaagattaggggggtcaggggctctatttgctggggacccctaaggttaccgagcccttgataaaattgaaattgggtcctcagcacgaagtgttcgagttccttgtggactcgggtgccgaaagatcaacagtccaaaagttaccatctggatgtgttgaatcaaaggataaactccaagtagttggtgcaaagggggaaccttttaaggtgcccctgataaggaatgtaacaatagaagccccaaataaatatggagtgggaacatttttattggtcccagaagctgagtataacctcttgggacgagacctgatggtggaattaggaatcaatttggaagtagagcaagagaaattaaaagtaagattatgcttattaactgcagaagatgaagccaagattaatccagaaacttggtatagcccagggtcggtgggaaaattaaatatcaaaccgatcacggtctccataaaagacccagaccagccaattaggataaaacagtatcccatctctagggaggggagagaagggttgcagccagtaattgagagacttttggcccaagggcttttggaaccctgtatgtctccccacaatactcccatattgcccgtaaagaagccggatgggtcctatcgtttagtacaagatctgagagccgtaaatgaacgaaccattacccggttccctgtggtggctaacccgcacactacacttaatcagttaagtccagattataaatggtatagtgttatagatttaaaagatgctttttgggcttgtcccttagaaggaaaatgtagggactattttgctttcgagtgggagaaccccaagacccatagaaaacaacaattacggtggaccgttttgccccagggatttacagagtctccgaacttgtttggacaagctctggaacagttactggaatcttatgaattaagtcagggactaattctaatacaatacgtggatgatttattgatcgctggaagaactcaagaagaagtcagaaatgagagcatcaaattattgaactttttaggcctcaagggattaaaggtttctaagtccaaattacagtttactgaagaagaggtaaaatatttggggcattggctcataaagggacacaagaaattagatcccgaaagagtaaaaggaattttgtctctaacagcacccactaataaaagacagataagacagttattgggattattagggtattgtcgacagtggatagaaaattacagcagtaaagtaaaattcttgtacgaaaaattaactaaaaacgggttggtaaaatggt of Rissa tridactyla isolate bRisTri1 chromosome 2, bRisTri1.patW.cur.20221130, whole genome shotgun sequence contains these proteins:
- the LOC128905710 gene encoding tektin-3-like, with translation MQPGRSPLTATYAHPRSTPSKFLPAISAMASSYKARFPYYPLPQSSGLPWMPSTYYKPAAINPTLAPFSKSSQGMTASKKLPVIANRTTFITRYTPEDWHRSNLTNYTESETCQHNAERLRVDTSRMIQDKYQQTEKTQGESTKNLGVRANDIGFWKSELCRELGEMIGETNALTDMKKRLERALAETEAPLQVAQECLLQREKRMGIDLVHDDVEKQLFTEVDVIRSCQERMQQYLDKAKAQLVSNRVAQHELERDLANKQAAHRIDDKCHHLRNTSHGISYYRGVERVNATISVPESWAKFTDGNILRSQSERAASAKLRDNTRNLLEVTANEMRCQFNRVNVAFTSRIAETADAKSKIQTHLAKTLREIFQMEMNMEAIQKAMRDQGPPFKVAQTRLEERTRRPNMELCRDTAQLRLVNEVHEIDETVQSLQQQLRDTGDTLQMLAHAKSILQHDLAVKANSLFIDQEKCMGMRKTFPSTARLLGSV